Genomic segment of Pseudomonadota bacterium:
CGCGCGTGCCGTCGATCGGCGTACGGGCGGGGATCAGGCGGACCGCATGCGGAACTGCCTCGCCATGCTCCCGGCGCGGTGGAAGTTCTATCATGGGTGTCAGACTGTCGGTCAATTGGACTTGCCTCAAGGTCCATTTTTTGGCGAAGTAAAGGAGCCAATCAAGGAACCCCTTCAAGGGTCGCGATGCCATGGCCAAGTCAGTCCCCGCCGATCCCGTCCTTCCGCTTGCCTTCGACCGGAGCCTCCCGGAACCACTGCACCGGCAACTCTATGACCAGCTGTGCGCGCTGATTCTGGCCGGGCGCCTGTCGCCGGGTGTGCGCCTGCCGTCGACGCGCGCGCTGGCGGCCGATCACGGCGTGTCGCGCAACACCGTGGTCAGCGCCTACGACCAGTTGCTGGCCGAAGGCTACGTGACGGGCACGGTGGGCTCGGGCACCTACGTGTCGACGATTCTGCCCGACGAACTTTTGTCGGCGCGTGCGACGGAACCGGCCGGGCAGGCAGCCACGCCGGGCGAACCGTCGGCGCGTGGCGCGCGGCTGCTGGCGATGGCGCCGGGCCGCGACCGGCGTCATCAGGCGTTCCTGGCCGGGGTGCCCGATCTCGAGCACTTTCCCTTCGATCAGTGGGCCAGGCTCTTGAGCCTGGCGTGGCGGCGGCCCGACCGCACGTTACTGGTCGGCGGCGACGCCGGCGGTTACGCGCCGCTGCGCCGCGCCATCGCCGGCTATCTGTGGACCGCGCGCGCCGTGCGCTGCGCGCCCGAGCAGGTCATCATCGTGGCGGGCGTCCAACAGGGCATCCGCCTGACCGCGGACGCGCTGCTTGACCACGGCGATCAGGTTTGGATCGAAGACCCCAGCTATCCCGGCGTTCGCGGCGCGTTGGCCGGCGCTGGCGCAGCGACGATCGCCGTGACGATCGACGATCAGGGCATCGATGTCGCCGCCGGCGAACGGTTGGCGCCTGGCGCCCGCCTCGTCTGCGTGACGCCGTCGCATCACTATCCGTTGGGCACGACCATGTCGCTGGGCCGCCGGCTGGAACTGCTGGACTGGGCGGAACGCAATGACGCCTGGATTCTGGAAGACGATTATGACAGCGAGTTCCGCTATGCCGGACGCCCGCTCGCCTCGCTGCAGGGCCTCGACCGCGCCGGCCGGGTCATCTATGCCGGCAGCTTTTCTAAGGTGATGTTTCCCTCACTGCGTCTGGGCTACCTCGTGGTGCCGCCGGGCCTGGTCGAGGTCGTACGACGGGTGCGCGCGGCGGTCGACGACCATCCGCCGTCGATTGCCCAGCCGGCGCTGGCGCGGTTCATCGACGACGGCCTGTTCGCGGCGCATGTCCGGCGCATGCGCCGGCTCTACGCGGCGCGCCAGGAATGCCTGCTGGCCGCCGCCAAGCGCCAATGGTCAGGCCTGTTGGAGGTACAGCCGGATGATGCCGGCATGCATCTCGTCGCCTGGCTTAGCAACCCCGTGCGCCGGCGCATGAGCGACCGCGAGGCCGCTGCTCTCGCCTTCGAGCACAACGTCACGACCCAGCCGCTCTCCGGCTTTGCGTCGCGCGCCGATCTGCGCCACGGCCTGGCGCTCGGTTATGCGGCCATACCTGAAGACGAGATTGAAGCCGGCGCGGCTCGACTGGCCGAAGCGTTGTCTGGTTAGGTGAGATAGGCGTCTGCGTGAATGCCAACACCCTCTGCCGCCTTGGCGATGCCGTCCCACACGCCGTCGGCGACCGGCACGCCGGCCTTGCGGCGTTCGGCTCTCAGCCGGCGTTCCGGCTCGCCCGGGATCATGACCTCGTCGACGCCCGGCATGCCGGGCACGGCTTTGACCTTGGCAAGGATGTCGGCGGCGTCGCGGTCGTACCCGCCGCCCGGTCGGACATGGGCGATGTCGATACCGATCATCAGCCAGTTGTATTCCAGCGGGTTTGACAGCAGCGCATAGCCGACGAGTTCGGCGATCAACGCCATGCCATAGCCCTTCGGCCCAGCGGCCGGCAGGATGGCGCCGCCGGCATAGAACGCATCGACATCGGAAGTTGGCTGGCCGTCGCGGTCGAGAATGTGGCCGGGCGGCGCCGCCTTTCCCTCGGCACGCGCCACCGCCAGCTTGCCCTGCGCGGTTGCCGAGGTCGCGAAATCGACGACGACGTTGCCGTGCTGGCCGCCCGGCATGGCGAAGGCGTAGGGGTTGGTGCCGAGCAGGCCCCGGGCGCCGCCGAACGGTGCAACCGCCGGCCATTCCTGATGGCCGCCGCCGCCCAGGATGATCGCCACCATGCCGTGCTCGGCGAGCGAGTCGGCATAGGCGCCGATGCGGCCGGTGTGACCGCAATTGGTAATGGCCGCCGCCGCGATGCCCGATCCGCTCACGGTGGCCGGCAATTGCTCGGCCGCCAGCTCCATGGCGGCGATACCGAAACCGCCGGCGCCGTTGACGCGCAACACGTTGCCCTCCTGGCCGTGCAGCACGGGCTCGGCATGGGCATCGATAAAGCCCGATGCGATGAGTTCGAGGTAAGACGGAATGCGGTTGACGCCATGGGAGTCGACGCCGCGCATGTTGCACTCGACCAAATGGGTGGCGACCGTCACGGCGACCGCGTGGCTGGCGCCGGCGGCGCGCAGCGTGTCCTCGGCCAGGTGTCGCAAACGGTCGGCGGCAACAATGGGCATGGCGAGACACTTCCTGTGGCGATGAGCGGGTCGGCGAACGCGGACGCCATGATGATGCCCCGCCAATGTCGTCCGTGCTACCGATCGATGATGTCTCGCCGACAGATTGGCCACGTCGCTGGGGACGATTGAAGCAGATCACAGTCTATCTGAATCGCTCGCCAGCCAGATAGACTGCGTAAATCTGCTCTACCTATTGATCAATCGCGATCCGACCTAGAGTCGGATCGACATGGCGGGGGAGGATCAACATGACGAACGAACGGGGTGACTTCGCATTCAGGGCACCATCGCTCTACGGCACGGCTGACGACTTCACCTATGCCGGCGCGATGTCGTTTTTGCGCCGCCGTTACACCCGCGACTTGGCCGGTGTCGATGTGGTGGTGTCCGGCATTCCCTATGACCTCGGCACATCGAACCGGCCCGGCAGCCGTTTCGGGCCGCGCGCCATCCGCCAGGCCTCGACCCACATGTCCTGGGGGCCGCAATGGCCTTATGACTTTGATCCCATGCATCGTCTTGCCGTTATCGACTGGGGCGATCATGCCTTCGACATCGGCTACCCCGACCGCATGATGTCTTCGGTCGAAACCAACACCCGTGGTTTTTTCGAAGCCGGGTGTTTCCCCATGACCATGGGTGGCGACCACTTCGTGACCTACCCGCTGCTGCGCGCCGCCGCCAAACACCACGGCAAGGGCCTGTCGCTGATCCACTTCGACGCCCACACCGACACGTCGCGCACCGACAACCTGAACCACGGTTCCATGTTCTATCACGCGACCAAGGACGGGCTGATCGACCCCGCGCGCTCGATCCACATGGGGATCCGCATGCATGTCAGCTACAAGGATGGCTTCAACGTCATCGACGGCTGGCAGATGCAGCGGCGTTCCGTTGACGACATCGGCGCGCAGATCCGTGACGTCGTCGGCGACAACAAGGCCTATGTCACCTTCGACATCGACTTTCTGGATCCCGCCTATGCGCCGGGCACCGGTACGCCCGTGGTCGGCGGGCCGACGACGACCGTGGCGCTCGACGTGCTGCGCCAGCTCAAGGGCCTCGACCTTATCGGCATGGACCTTGTGGAGGTTGCGCCGGAGTACGATGTCGGAGAGGTCACGTCGCTGGCCGGCGCCTCGATCATGTACCAGATGCTGCACGTTCTAGCCGTCGACCGACCGGTCATGATCGAGACGGACGACGGCGGCTAAGGGCCAAAGAAATATAGCAATCATTTGCTTTTTAAATTAGCTTTCCGGCCCCGTCTTTCGCAGGAGGCAATCCATGACGCACACAGCCTTGGTCACCGGCGGCAACCGCGGCATCGGGCTGGAAACCTGCCGCCAGCTTGCCGCAGCGGGCCATAAGGTCTTTCTCGGTTCTCGCGATCCCCAATCGGGCGAGGCGGCGGCCCAGGACTTGCGCGATCAGGATCTGGACGTCACAGCGGTCGCGCTGGATGTGGCCGATGATCAATCGGTCGAGGCTTGCGCCGCGGCGCTCAAGCCCCAGGGCGCCGAGGTCGACATGCTGATCAATAACGCCGGCTTTCTTGCCGAGGGCGAGCTTCTGTCGGGCCCCGACGCCATGGTGGAAGCCATCGACGTCAACCTGATGGGGCCGCTCAGAACGGCGCGTGCCTTCATGCCGGGCATGGCCAAGCGCGGCTGGGGCCGGGTGGTCAACGTGTCCTCGAACTGGGGTTCGTTTGCCGCCGGTCTGGAAGGACCGCCGGCCTACGCCATCACGAAAGCAGCCTTGAATGCGCTGACCGTCCGCCTTGCCCGCGAGGCCGGCGACGGCGTCAAGGTCAATAGCATCGATCCGGGCTGGGTTCAGACCCGCATGGGTGGCGCAGGCGCGATCCGCACGGTCGAACAAGGCGCTGATACGGCGGTCTGGCTTGCCACGCTGCCTGATGACGGTCCGACCGGCGGCTTCTTTTTCGACCGTGAACCGACCGACTGGTAACAGCCAAACTGTGCTAGGATCGCCTCCCGAACTGACCCAAGTGGAGGGACCGCCGTGAAGAAGGTGAGCTTCTCGCACATGGCCGACGGCACGGCCGAGGACTATCGCATCATTGCCGAGGCCACCGCCAAGTCGAGCGGACCGGTGGCCGACGACCTCCTGGCGCTCTTGCAGGTCAACGAGCGCGTCGACTTCGGATTCAATGTGACGCGCCTGGAGCACGCGCTGCAGTCGGCGACCCACGCCTTCCAGGACAATCAGGACGAAGACATGGTCGTCGCGGCATTGATGCACGACATCGCCGACACCATCGCGCCCTTCAACCACGCGGAGACGGCCGCCGCGATCCTGAGGCCCTATGTCTCGGAGCGCGCCGCCTGGGTCGTCGAACACCACGGGCTATTCCAGACCTATTACTACAATCACTTCTTCGGCCGCGATCGCAATGTGCGCGACCGCCTCAGGGGCCATCCACACTTTCAGGCTTGCGTCGACTTCTGCGAGAAGTACGACCAGAACGCCTTCGACCCAAACTTCGAGTCGATGCCAATTGAAGCTTTCGAGCCGATGGTTCGCCGCGTGTTCGCCCGCACGCCCGACTTCTTCGCCGACGCCAACAGCAGCGCGGCTTAGATCGGACCCGCGGCTGTTACTTGCACATCTTGCCGTAGATGTACCAGGTATCGACGTCGTAGACGTAAAACCCGGCAGGCAAACCGGACTGCCCGCAGTCGCTGCCGCCGTCCCACCAACCGTAGTCGGTGAACGGCTCGTAGCTTGAGTCGTTCGGGCAGTAATAGGTCTCGATCAAGTCGCAGTAGGGGCTGTGTTCCCCCTTCTTCGGCTGGGTATCGCTGTCGCTCGCCGTGGAACCGTCACCGCCCGATGTGGCGCTACCGTCCGCAACATAGCGGTAGATGAAGTACATCGCGTTGTCGCCGGCCCACAGGGCTAACTTGGTGTAGGGCGTGTCTTTTTTGACCACAGCCTGCAGGGTAACCCTGGCTTCGACAGATGGTGTGTCCCACAAACGAATGTAGCCGTCCCGAAGCATCTCGATGTTTTCGTTGTAGTCGTAGGTTGTCGGGACATCTGGATGTTCGGGCAGTAGTCCCCCTGCCGCCTGAACACTGGCGTCGGTCCACTTGTGCCCGCAAGGTGGCTCGCCAAAGATCTTTCGGATGTCGATCGTGAATATCTCACCTTCCTGGAGCGTGGTGACATCGCGATCGAAAACGAACTGAACGCGGTAGTTTCCGATGCAGTCATCGGAGTTGTAGCGCACGGCAAACTGCACGTCGTAGACGTTGTCGCCGTCGGCCGCCCAACTCGCCGGTCTGGCGGGGTCGCCGTCGACGGGAAAGACCTTCTCCAGAACAAACGTGCCTTCGGCCCGTGCGTCATGGGCGAACGATGCCATGACCACGAGAAGAGCGACGGAAAGAAGCTTCGACAAGTTAGACAAAACCGCGTCCCCGGTTTTCGTACGATAGAACGTTTCGCTGAGTTGCTGCGACGGTGCCAACGCCACCGAACGTGCGATGACGCTCAGCGGTTCTGGCGGTTGTCGACGAGGTCGTCGACGACGCCGGGATCAGCCAGTGTCGACGTGTCGCCCAGATTGCCGAAGTCATTCTCGGCGATCTTGCGCAAGATCCGTCGCATGATTTTGCCTGACCGGGTTTTGGGCAGGCCAGGCGCCCACTGCAGCCAGTCGGGCGAGGCGATCGGGCCGATCTCCTTTCTGACCCACTGGACCAGTTCCTTGTGCAGCTCGTCGCTGGGATCTTCGCCGAGGTTCAAGGTGACATAGGCGTAGATGCCCTGACCCTTGATGTCGTGCGGCGCGCCGACAACGGCGGCCTCGGCGACCTTGGGATGGGCGACCAGCGCGCTTTCGACTTCGGCCGTCCCCATACGGTGGCCGGAAACGTTCAACACATCGTCGACCCGCCCCGTAATCCAATAGAAACCGTCATCGTCGCGGCGCGCACCGTCGCCGGTAAAGTAGCGGCCGGGATAGGTCGAGAAGTAGGTTTGTATGAACCGTTCGTGGTCGCCGTAGACCGTGCGCATCTGACCGGGCCAGGAATCCAGCATCACCAGATTGCCTTCACAGGCGCCGACCTGGGCCTCGCCGTCGTTGTTCACGATCGCCGGCTTGACGCCGAAGAACGGCCGGGTCGCCGAACCCGGCTTCAACTTGGTCGCGCCCGGCAACGGTGTAATCAGGATGCCGCCGGTCTCGGTCTGCCACCACGTGTCGACGATCGGGCAGCGGCCATCGCCGACGACGCGGTAGTACCATTCCCATGCCTCCGGATTGATCGGTTCGCCGACGCTGCCGAGAAGGCGCAGGGTCTGGCGGCTGGTCTTCGTGACGGGATCGTCGCCTTCGCGCATCAGCGCGCGGATCGCCGTCGGCGCGGTGTAGTAGATGTTGACCTTGTGCTTGTCGATGACCTGCCAGTGACGCGAGGCGTCCGGATAGTTCGGCACGCCTTCGAACATCAAGGTCGTCGCGCCGTTGGCAAGCGGACCATAGACGATGTAGCTGTGACCGGTGACCCAGCCGACGTCGGCCGTGCACCAGTAGATATCACCGTCGTGATAATCGAAAACGTACTGATGCGTCATCGACGCGTAGACGATGTAACCGCCCGTGGTGTGCAGGACACCTTTCGGTTTGCCGGTCGAGCCCGAGGTATAGAGGATGAAGAGCGGATCTTCGGCACCCATCACTTCGGCCGGGCACTCGTGCTCGACGCTTTCGCGCATGTCGTGCCACCAGTGGTCGCGGCCGTCCTGCATAGCGACATCGGCGCCGGTCCGCCGGACCACCAGAGACGCCGTGACCGAGGGGCAGGTCTTCAGCGCCTCGTCCATGTTGACCTTCAGCGGCACCTTGCGCCCGCCGCGCAGACCTTCGTCCGCTGTAATGACGATGTTGGAATCGCAATCCTGGATGCGGTTGGCGAGCGAGTCCGGCGAAAAACCGCCAAACACCACGGAATGGATGGCACCGATCCGCGTGCAGGCCAGCATGGCGTATGCGGCTTCGGGGATCATCGGCATATAGATCGTGATCCTGTCACCCCTCTTGGCGCCCAGCTCTTTGAGCGCGTTCGCCATGCGGCAGGTCTCCTCGAACACATCGCGATAGGAGAGGTAAAGCGCGTCTTCGTTCGGGTCGTCAGGCTCCCAGATGATCGCGGTCTGATTGGCCCGGTTGGCCAGGTGCCGGTCGAGGCAGTTGGCCGAAACGTTCAGCTTGCCATCTTCGAACCACTTGATGGAGACATCGCCGTCATAGCTGGTGTTCTTGACCTTGGTAAAAGGCTCGATCCAGTGGACGCGCTCGCCGTGCTCGCCCCAGAACCCCTCGGGGTCGTCGATCGATCGCTGGTACATCTCCAGATATTTGTCGTTATCGACCCAGGCGCGGCTGGCCCAATCCCCGGTCACCGGATAGACGTTGTCGTCGGTCATGCGGCAATCCTCCCTTATGCGGCACGTATAGCGGCCGTTTCTGCGATTTGTAAGCGCATTGTTGCTACATTGGGCGGCGCGGGCAAGAATCCGCAGCCCTCTCCCCTACCCCTGGCGCCCGATCTGGGCAGGAGTTTCTCGCGATGCAGCTGCACTTGAGTACCTGGCAGGAGGTCGAGACCTACCTGAAGCGTTCGACCGGTATCATCCTGCCAATCGGCTCGACCGAGCAGCATGGCCCCAACGGCCTGATCGGCACCGACGCGATCTGCCCCGAAGTGGTCGCCAAAGGCCTGGGTGAAGCGGCCGACGCCATGGTTGCGCCGACCATCTCCGTCGGCATCGCCCAGCATCACTTGGGTTTCTCGGGCTCCATGTGCCTTCGCCCCTCGACCCTGATCGCCGTTATGCGCGATTCCGTCATGTCGCTCGCCAAGCACGGCTTCGACCGGTTCTTCTTCCTGAACGGTCACGGCGGCAACATCGCGACCATCCACGCCGGGTTCGCCGAGATCTATTCCGACATCAGCCTCGAAGCGTGGGACAACAAGCGGCCGATCCGCCTGACGTCGCGCAACTGGTGGGACGGCAAGGGCGTCGGCCAACTGGGCAAGAAACTCTATGGCGACGACGAGGGCGATCACGCCACCTGCAGCGAGGTATCGCTGACCCAGTACGCCTATCCGGAAGCGATCAAGAACGTGAACTTCGAGGCACGCGCGCCGGCCTATTCGGGCATTCACGACGCCGACGACTACCGGCGGCGCTATCCCGACGGGCGCATCGGCAGCCTGCCGTCCCTGTCGACGCCGGAGCACGGCCGGCAGTTCTACGAGACCGCGGTCAAGGAACTGGCTGTCACGTATCAGAAGTTCCTCGACGAGGCATGAGATCGTCCACCCACCAAGCGGCAACGCCGAAGAGGAGAGAGCGCCATGTTGACCCGTCGACACGTCTGTTGCGGTCTGCCAGCTGCCGCGGCCGCGCCTGCCCTTGTTCAGTCGTCTGATGCGGCGGCGCGCGAACCTGTTGCCGCTGACGCTACGGCATCGCTGACGCCGGCCGATGTTCTGGCCGAGCTCAAGGCCGGCAATCAGCGGTTCGTCGACGGCGACGTTCGAAAATGCGACCCGATGAACCGGATCATCGCGACATCGGAGGGCCAAAACCCGACGGCCTCGGTCATCGGCTGCATCGATTCACGGGTGCCGCACGAACAGGTTTTTGACCAGCGTATCGGCGAGATCTTCAGCGCGCGTGTCGCGGGCAATTTCGTCAATGTCGACATGACCGGCAGCCTGGAATTCGCCACGGCGGTGGCCGGCGCCAAACTCATCGTCGTGCTTGGCCATAACAACTGTGGCGCGGTGAAGGGCGCCATCGACGGCGTTCAGCTCGGCAATCTTACCGCCACCTTGACCAACATCATGCCGGCGGTCGCCGAGTTGGACCCCGACTTCAGCGGCAGCTCGACCGATGACGTGCTTGTTCAGGACGTGGCAGTCGCCAACGTCAAACTGAACGTCGCGAAGTTGCTGCGCGACAGCGAGGTAATCCGTGGCCTTGTGGAGAGTGGCGATGTGATGGTCGTCGGTGCCATGTATGACATCTCGACCGGCGTCGTTACGTTCATGTAGCGCCATACGGCGCGAAGTTATGAAACACGCGGCAAACGCTTTATGGTCGCGGCCGGCGATGAGGGAGGACCCATGAACGGAGCCGAAAGCCTGGTGCGCACGCTGGTCGAGGGTGATGTCGACGTCTGCTTCACCAATCCCGGTACGTCGGAGATGCACTTCTGCGCCGCGCTCGACAAGGTTGACGGCATGCGCTGTATCCTCGGCCTGTTCGAAGGCGTGGTGACCGGTGCGGCCGACGGCTATGGCCGCATGCTGGACAAGCCGGCGGCGACCTTGCTGCACACGGGACCCGGTCTGGGCAATGGTCTCGCCAACCTACACAACGCGAAAAAGGCGAACACGCCGATCGTCAACATCGTCGGCGAGCACGCGACCTATCACATCGAACACGACGCGCCGCTGACCGCCGATATCGAAGGCATCGCCTGGCCGGTGTCGCATTGGGTCAAGACCTCGTCCGACGCGCCGTCGGTCGCGGTCGATGGTGCCCAGGCGATCGCCGAGGCCTCCGCCGCCCCGGGCCGCATCGCCACGCTGATCCTGCCCGCTGACACCGCATGGAACGAGGCATCCGGTACCGCGCCCGTGCCGGCGGTGCTGCCGCCCGAACCGGTCGACGAAGGCGCCATCCGAGACTGCCTGGACATCCTGCGTTCCGGCGACCCGGTGCTGATCCTGTTGGGCGGTAAGGCGCTGCGCGCCGACGCGCTTGCGATGGCCAGCCGCATCGCCCAGAAGACCGGCGCCGAATTGCGTACGGAGTTCGGTGCCGCGCGCTGCGAGCGCGGCGCCGGGCGCGTTGCGGTCGAGCGCATGCCCTATATCGTTGATCAGGCGCTGGCGGTGACCGGCAACTTCCGCCATGTCATCCTTGTCGGCACCAAGGTGCCGGTCGCGTTCTTCGCCTATCCGGGCAAGCCCAGTTTTTTGATTCCCGAGACCTGCCAGCCCCACACGCTGGCGTCGGTCGACCAGGATATCGCCGGCGCGCTCGCCTGGCTCGCCGACGAGCTGGACGCGGGCGACTTGGAACCGATCCTCAGCGAGGCCGATCGGCCGGCCTTGATGGAAGGCGACCTGAACCTTGAATCCCTGGGCGCGGCGATCGGCAACCTGCTGCCGGAAGGCTGCATTGTCTCCGACGAGGCGATCACCTCGGGTCGCCACCTGCATCCGCTCACCCGCGGCGCGCCACAACACGACTGGCTGTTCGGCACCGGCGGTTCGATTGGGCGCGGCCTGCCCGAGGCGACCGGCGCAGCGATCGCCTGCCCCGACCGCAAGGTGCTGTCGCTGGTCGGCGACGGCAGCGCCATGTACACGATCCAGGCGCTGTGGACCCAGGCGCGCGAAAAGTGCGACGTCACCACCGTCATCCTGAACAACGGCGGCTACGCCATCCTGCATGGCGAGCTCTTAAACGTTGGCGCGAATCCCGGCCCCAAGGCCCATGACATGTTCGATCTGGACCGCCCGGATCTCGATTGGGTCGCCATGGCGACCAGCATGGGTGTCGAAGGCGTGCGCGCCGAGACCGCCGAACAGTTCAACCGCGCGCTCGCCGCCGCGCTGTCGAACGACGGGCCCAACCTGATCGACGCGGTGCTGCCGGGCGCGGGCTGAACGCGTGAGCCACGACAACGAATACCACGACGCCATGATCGCCGTCCTGGAGTTGATCTGGGGCGAAGGGTTCATGGCGCCGGGCGGCAAGGGCAATGTCGACCGCATGGTCGCGGGCCTCGATCTTCAGGGTAAGCGGGTGCTGGATATTGGCTGCGGCATCGGCGGTCCGGCGATCGTGCTGGCGCGCGACCACGACGCCCACGTCACCGGCACCGACCTGGAAGCGCCGCTGGTCGCCAAGGCCGTAGCCTACGGCAAAGCGGCCGGCGTCGCGGACAGGCTCGACTTCCAGACGGTTGAGGCCGGTCCCCTGCCGTTCGACGACGCCAGCTTCGATGTCGTGTTCAGCTCCGGCGCCTTTACCCAGATCGAGGACAAGGAAGGTATGTTCGCCGAATGCCTGCGCGTTCTGAAACCGGGCGGCTGGGTCACCGTCTACGACTGGCTGAAGGCGCCGGGCGACTATAGCGAGGCCATGCGTTACTGGTTCAAGATGGAAGGTCTGACCTATGCCATGCGCACGCTGGAGGAGTACAAAGCGGTGCTGAGAGCGGCGGGCCTGGTGGACGTCATGGTCGAAGACGCCTCGCCCTGGTACCGGCGCGAGGTTCGCGAAGAATATGAAAGACTCAAGGGCCCGTTCTACGGCCGCATGGTCGAACTGATCGGCAAAGATGACGCCGACTATTTCGTCGAGAACTGGCGCGCCATGATGGTCGTCTGCGAATCCGGTGAGATGCTCCAGGGTTACAGCCGCGGCCGCGCGCCTGCCTGACGCGCCGCCTGCCGCCTTGTCCTC
This window contains:
- a CDS encoding PLP-dependent aminotransferase family protein; the encoded protein is MAKSVPADPVLPLAFDRSLPEPLHRQLYDQLCALILAGRLSPGVRLPSTRALAADHGVSRNTVVSAYDQLLAEGYVTGTVGSGTYVSTILPDELLSARATEPAGQAATPGEPSARGARLLAMAPGRDRRHQAFLAGVPDLEHFPFDQWARLLSLAWRRPDRTLLVGGDAGGYAPLRRAIAGYLWTARAVRCAPEQVIIVAGVQQGIRLTADALLDHGDQVWIEDPSYPGVRGALAGAGAATIAVTIDDQGIDVAAGERLAPGARLVCVTPSHHYPLGTTMSLGRRLELLDWAERNDAWILEDDYDSEFRYAGRPLASLQGLDRAGRVIYAGSFSKVMFPSLRLGYLVVPPGLVEVVRRVRAAVDDHPPSIAQPALARFIDDGLFAAHVRRMRRLYAARQECLLAAAKRQWSGLLEVQPDDAGMHLVAWLSNPVRRRMSDREAAALAFEHNVTTQPLSGFASRADLRHGLALGYAAIPEDEIEAGAARLAEALSG
- a CDS encoding carbonic anhydrase family protein; amino-acid sequence: MLTRRHVCCGLPAAAAAPALVQSSDAAAREPVAADATASLTPADVLAELKAGNQRFVDGDVRKCDPMNRIIATSEGQNPTASVIGCIDSRVPHEQVFDQRIGEIFSARVAGNFVNVDMTGSLEFATAVAGAKLIVVLGHNNCGAVKGAIDGVQLGNLTATLTNIMPAVAELDPDFSGSSTDDVLVQDVAVANVKLNVAKLLRDSEVIRGLVESGDVMVVGAMYDISTGVVTFM
- the acs gene encoding acetate--CoA ligase translates to MTDDNVYPVTGDWASRAWVDNDKYLEMYQRSIDDPEGFWGEHGERVHWIEPFTKVKNTSYDGDVSIKWFEDGKLNVSANCLDRHLANRANQTAIIWEPDDPNEDALYLSYRDVFEETCRMANALKELGAKRGDRITIYMPMIPEAAYAMLACTRIGAIHSVVFGGFSPDSLANRIQDCDSNIVITADEGLRGGRKVPLKVNMDEALKTCPSVTASLVVRRTGADVAMQDGRDHWWHDMRESVEHECPAEVMGAEDPLFILYTSGSTGKPKGVLHTTGGYIVYASMTHQYVFDYHDGDIYWCTADVGWVTGHSYIVYGPLANGATTLMFEGVPNYPDASRHWQVIDKHKVNIYYTAPTAIRALMREGDDPVTKTSRQTLRLLGSVGEPINPEAWEWYYRVVGDGRCPIVDTWWQTETGGILITPLPGATKLKPGSATRPFFGVKPAIVNNDGEAQVGACEGNLVMLDSWPGQMRTVYGDHERFIQTYFSTYPGRYFTGDGARRDDDGFYWITGRVDDVLNVSGHRMGTAEVESALVAHPKVAEAAVVGAPHDIKGQGIYAYVTLNLGEDPSDELHKELVQWVRKEIGPIASPDWLQWAPGLPKTRSGKIMRRILRKIAENDFGNLGDTSTLADPGVVDDLVDNRQNR
- the speB gene encoding agmatinase gives rise to the protein MTNERGDFAFRAPSLYGTADDFTYAGAMSFLRRRYTRDLAGVDVVVSGIPYDLGTSNRPGSRFGPRAIRQASTHMSWGPQWPYDFDPMHRLAVIDWGDHAFDIGYPDRMMSSVETNTRGFFEAGCFPMTMGGDHFVTYPLLRAAAKHHGKGLSLIHFDAHTDTSRTDNLNHGSMFYHATKDGLIDPARSIHMGIRMHVSYKDGFNVIDGWQMQRRSVDDIGAQIRDVVGDNKAYVTFDIDFLDPAYAPGTGTPVVGGPTTTVALDVLRQLKGLDLIGMDLVEVAPEYDVGEVTSLAGASIMYQMLHVLAVDRPVMIETDDGG
- a CDS encoding peptidase, whose product is MKKVSFSHMADGTAEDYRIIAEATAKSSGPVADDLLALLQVNERVDFGFNVTRLEHALQSATHAFQDNQDEDMVVAALMHDIADTIAPFNHAETAAAILRPYVSERAAWVVEHHGLFQTYYYNHFFGRDRNVRDRLRGHPHFQACVDFCEKYDQNAFDPNFESMPIEAFEPMVRRVFARTPDFFADANSSAA
- a CDS encoding acetolactate synthase large subunit, which gives rise to MNGAESLVRTLVEGDVDVCFTNPGTSEMHFCAALDKVDGMRCILGLFEGVVTGAADGYGRMLDKPAATLLHTGPGLGNGLANLHNAKKANTPIVNIVGEHATYHIEHDAPLTADIEGIAWPVSHWVKTSSDAPSVAVDGAQAIAEASAAPGRIATLILPADTAWNEASGTAPVPAVLPPEPVDEGAIRDCLDILRSGDPVLILLGGKALRADALAMASRIAQKTGAELRTEFGAARCERGAGRVAVERMPYIVDQALAVTGNFRHVILVGTKVPVAFFAYPGKPSFLIPETCQPHTLASVDQDIAGALAWLADELDAGDLEPILSEADRPALMEGDLNLESLGAAIGNLLPEGCIVSDEAITSGRHLHPLTRGAPQHDWLFGTGGSIGRGLPEATGAAIACPDRKVLSLVGDGSAMYTIQALWTQAREKCDVTTVILNNGGYAILHGELLNVGANPGPKAHDMFDLDRPDLDWVAMATSMGVEGVRAETAEQFNRALAAALSNDGPNLIDAVLPGAG
- a CDS encoding creatininase family protein, coding for MQLHLSTWQEVETYLKRSTGIILPIGSTEQHGPNGLIGTDAICPEVVAKGLGEAADAMVAPTISVGIAQHHLGFSGSMCLRPSTLIAVMRDSVMSLAKHGFDRFFFLNGHGGNIATIHAGFAEIYSDISLEAWDNKRPIRLTSRNWWDGKGVGQLGKKLYGDDEGDHATCSEVSLTQYAYPEAIKNVNFEARAPAYSGIHDADDYRRRYPDGRIGSLPSLSTPEHGRQFYETAVKELAVTYQKFLDEA
- a CDS encoding SDR family NAD(P)-dependent oxidoreductase: MTHTALVTGGNRGIGLETCRQLAAAGHKVFLGSRDPQSGEAAAQDLRDQDLDVTAVALDVADDQSVEACAAALKPQGAEVDMLINNAGFLAEGELLSGPDAMVEAIDVNLMGPLRTARAFMPGMAKRGWGRVVNVSSNWGSFAAGLEGPPAYAITKAALNALTVRLAREAGDGVKVNSIDPGWVQTRMGGAGAIRTVEQGADTAVWLATLPDDGPTGGFFFDREPTDW
- a CDS encoding Ldh family oxidoreductase, whose product is MPIVAADRLRHLAEDTLRAAGASHAVAVTVATHLVECNMRGVDSHGVNRIPSYLELIASGFIDAHAEPVLHGQEGNVLRVNGAGGFGIAAMELAAEQLPATVSGSGIAAAAITNCGHTGRIGAYADSLAEHGMVAIILGGGGHQEWPAVAPFGGARGLLGTNPYAFAMPGGQHGNVVVDFATSATAQGKLAVARAEGKAAPPGHILDRDGQPTSDVDAFYAGGAILPAAGPKGYGMALIAELVGYALLSNPLEYNWLMIGIDIAHVRPGGGYDRDAADILAKVKAVPGMPGVDEVMIPGEPERRLRAERRKAGVPVADGVWDGIAKAAEGVGIHADAYLT